The window TGCCCATTATATAATGGATCCATAAGTGCAGAACCTAAAACATATGTCCAGTTAAACTTACCAGAGTGCATAATTCTATCATTTTCTTTAAAATCAAACCAATAATCAGTTGCTGGTTTTCTTCCAACTAATGATCTATGAGAGTGTAAAACTCCTTTTGGATAACCAGTTGTTCCTGATGTATATACTAAATATGCAGGTTCACCAGATTTTGATTTATAGTGGTTTGGTGTTGTATCTATTGTTTTAAAAATTTGATTTAATGCGTAAACATTTATATCTTTTGGTTTTTTTAAATCTTCAACACTATCAACTCCTGCAACAACAATAGTTTTTAAGTTATCTAAATTTTCTAGATATGGAACTAAATTTTCATACATAGTTGCACTTAATACTATTGCTCTTGCTTGTGAATCTTCTGCAAGATATTTAACTTCACTACCACTTAAAAGTGTTGAAGTAGGTACTGCAATAATTCCAGCTTTCATAGTTCCAAAAAATGAAATAGGGTAGGCTAAAGAGTTTTTTAAACATACTAATACTCTATCTCTTGGTTCTAATCCAATTCCTGTAAAGAAGTTTGCAACTTGGTCAGATTTTTTTGCTAATTCTTTATAAGTTATTTCATCAGTTCCAAGTTTATCATCTTCAATAACCATAGCAATATTATTTTCTTTTGTTGTTCCAATATGTGCTGATGTACAAGCAACACCAATGTTTAAAAATTCTGGTACTTCTAATTTAACTAATTGACTCATTTTAAAACTCCTTAAAATTTTTACAGTTGACCATATGGCCAGTTTTCTTTAAATGTATGAATTGGCATTTTATTCAATACAGATAATGCAAATAACTCATCTTCTTTTGTTAAACTATTTAAAGCATAAGCTCTTAAAATGTTTTGTAAAGATTTTCCAAACATTGGAGGATCTAACATCTCACCTTCATATCTAATAGCACCACTTAAAAGTGCATCAGCTTCAATAGCAGCTTTTAAAATAGCTACATCTTTTGCAATTTCATTTGGACTTGGAGTAAATGCAACTTTACAAATATTAATATGGTTTGGAGTAATAACTTGTTTTCCAGTTAATCCCATAGCATTTTCTCTAATAGCATGAGCATAAACATGTCTACTTGCTTCATCTCCATGTAAATCTAACCATCTTCTAATATCTTTTTTCTCAACACATGAATCAGGTAATGAATGAGGTGTAAGCATAACTTCAACTCCACCAATTACACCTTTTCCTTTAATTCTTGCTTCTAATGTAAGAATATTAAAGAATGTTTGTAATTCATCAATCCATCCTTTTGGAGTGATTTTATAAGCCATTGCTTTTGAAAAATCGTGAATACCAAAAACGATATGTTTTACAGTTGAATAATCCATCAATCTATCAGCAATTTGAAGTGATTTTGGATGTTCTATAATTGGTTGAATTGTTAATTTACTTCCAATTGAAACTAACCAAGAAGATAAATCTCTGATTTCAGCACTTCCATAAATTTCTCCAGCTTTTGCTAAAACGATTACATCAATGTATTGGTGAATTTGTTTTAACATTTTTAAATCTTCTTCATACTCTTCAGTTCTAAATGGATTTATTCTTACAGCTATTTGAAAATTTCTTTCAGGGAATTTTGGTAATTCTTGAATTAATAACTCTCTACTCATAGCTTTTTGTCTACAACCATCTTCTAAGTCAAATAATACTGTATGAGCTTTTGTTTTATAAGCATGTTTTTGTAATCTCAATTTTGCTTGTTCCATACTTTCATATGTTCCATCAAGTGGATTAAACTTAATTGGTGGATAATAAATTTGAATACCAGGCCAATAACCACCTAATACTGGTGTCAAATCATCGTTTGCCGTTAATTTAGATAAATCTATTGTAGAAGTCATCATATATCACCTTTCATAATATTTTATATATTTGTTTTTATTCAAAAGAATTTATTCATAAAAACTAATAAAGAATTTATACACAAATTAAAATGAATTATTTTTATGGCTTTTAAAATAGCAAATAAATTTAAGCTTAAAATAATAATAGTGTTTCAAAGCCCTACAATAAGGGAAAGGAAACTTAGAAAAAAGTCAAAAAGTCTAACAAAATGATAAAATTCTCTTAGACTTTTTATATAAAAAATATAAAAATGTAAAAAAAATTAAAGAATTTTATAAATCTTGTAAAAAATTTAAGTTACCAAAGTAATCAATTAAAAATGGTTTTGATACTTTTTCAAAACTATCAGTATCTTTATGTAAGTTTATAAAAAATTCAAAATCTATATTTCTATTTTTTAAAGCTTCTATTGAAAGTAGTGTATCATTTATACAACCAAGTTTTGATGGAGTTATTAAAAAAGCAAGACTATCAAAAATCTTTATCAAATCTATCATAAAAATATCTTTTTTAAGTGGAACCATAAGTCCTCCAGCTCCTTCTATTATTAATATGTCACAAAAAGATTGTAAATATTTTTTCTTCTCTTTTAAAAATTCTATATCTATAATAGTGTTATTTGAGGCAACATATGGAGCTGCTGGGAGTTCAAATTGATAAGGAACAATATCATTTATAGAAAGTTTTTCAAAATTTGGATTTAATTTTTTTACTAATTCAAACATTTTTGTGCCATCAAGAGGTTTATTATTTATAACTCCTGTTTCACAAGGTTTGAAATAACCAACTTTTAAACCATTTTTTGCAAAATAGTTTAAAAACTTTTCGCATGCATAAGTTTTTCCTACATCTGTATTTGTAGCACTGATAAATATAGATTTATTTTTGTAATTAGCAATGTCATTTTTCATAATAATCTCTTTTTTGTTATAATAGGACGTTTTTTAAAAAAATGATTTTATCATAGTAAAAATAATAAGGGTTTGATGTGGGTAATGAAATAGAAGTAGAATTAAATGATGAATTAGATTTGCAAGAGCCAAAAAAATATAATGTTTTTCTTTTAAATGATGATTATTCAACTATGGATTTTGTAATAGATGTTTTAGTAAGAGTGTTTAGAAAATCAACTCAAGATGCAACAGAAATAATGTTAAATATTCACAATAATGGAAAAGGATTATGTGGAATTTATACTCATGAGATAGCTTTTACAAAAGTTACTCAAGTAAAAACAATGGCGAGAGAAAAAGGTTTTCCTTTAAAAGCTGTTATGGAAGAAGAATAAAATGATAAGCAAAGAATTAAGACATATTTTTGCACAAGCTGTAAGTTATGCAAAAAGTAGTAAACACGAATATTTGACAGTAGAACATGTTTTTTTAATGTTGATTAATGATCAAACAATTGAAAATCTTTTTATAGATTTAGGTGTTGATACAAATATTTTATTTAATGAATTAAAAAGTTATATAGATGAAAATACTCCTTTACTTCCAAAAGATGTAGATGATGAACCAATAGAAACAGTATCTTTATCTTCAACGATAGATTATATGGTTTCTCATACTCAAAGTAGTGGAAAAACAAATGCAAATGTTGAAGATATGTTTGTAGCTATTTTAAAAGATGAGAAGAGTTATTCTACATATTTATTAAAAAAATATGGAATACAAAGAGTTGATATACTTGAAGAGATTTCTCATAAAGATGAAGATGAACAAAAAAATGATGAAAATAGTGAAAATGAAAAAGTTTTAGATAAAAATTCTAGTGAATTAGTTTCTATTGCAAAAAAAGGTGAAATTGATCCTGTAATTGGAAGAGATAGAGAAATTTCAAGAGT of the Arcobacter lacus genome contains:
- a CDS encoding HpcH/HpaI aldolase/citrate lyase family protein, which encodes MMTSTIDLSKLTANDDLTPVLGGYWPGIQIYYPPIKFNPLDGTYESMEQAKLRLQKHAYKTKAHTVLFDLEDGCRQKAMSRELLIQELPKFPERNFQIAVRINPFRTEEYEEDLKMLKQIHQYIDVIVLAKAGEIYGSAEIRDLSSWLVSIGSKLTIQPIIEHPKSLQIADRLMDYSTVKHIVFGIHDFSKAMAYKITPKGWIDELQTFFNILTLEARIKGKGVIGGVEVMLTPHSLPDSCVEKKDIRRWLDLHGDEASRHVYAHAIRENAMGLTGKQVITPNHINICKVAFTPSPNEIAKDVAILKAAIEADALLSGAIRYEGEMLDPPMFGKSLQNILRAYALNSLTKEDELFALSVLNKMPIHTFKENWPYGQL
- the bioD gene encoding dethiobiotin synthase translates to MKNDIANYKNKSIFISATNTDVGKTYACEKFLNYFAKNGLKVGYFKPCETGVINNKPLDGTKMFELVKKLNPNFEKLSINDIVPYQFELPAAPYVASNNTIIDIEFLKEKKKYLQSFCDILIIEGAGGLMVPLKKDIFMIDLIKIFDSLAFLITPSKLGCINDTLLSIEALKNRNIDFEFFINLHKDTDSFEKVSKPFLIDYFGNLNFLQDL
- the clpS gene encoding ATP-dependent Clp protease adapter ClpS, which produces MGNEIEVELNDELDLQEPKKYNVFLLNDDYSTMDFVIDVLVRVFRKSTQDATEIMLNIHNNGKGLCGIYTHEIAFTKVTQVKTMAREKGFPLKAVMEEE